The DNA region CATTGAATATTGCTTCATTCAAAGGAACGGTCCCTATTTTTTCACCGGTTGTGGAATATTTTACTGCTTCTAACATCAGAAAGCCCCCTTATAATTCCTTGCTCAGGAAAACAATGCTATTACGGTGACCGGGAATAGCGCCTTTTACCAACAACAGGTTATTCTCTTTATCAATATTAACTACTCGTATATTCGCAACAGTCACCTTCTCTGACCCCAGATGTCCTGCCATTTTTTTCCCTTTCATCACTCTCGATGGTGTAGCACATTGTCCGATAGAACCGGGTCCCCGGAACGATTCATGAACACCGTGACTTGATTCAAAACCACGGAAATTATGCCTTTTCATCACACCGGCAAAACCTTTACCTTTAGAAATGCCGGTTATCTTGATCAATTCATTTGGTACGAACATGGAAACATCAAACTCTTCTCCCTCTTCGACATCACGATATACCTTCAATCTAAATTCTTTTATATATCGAAAGAATTCGCTATTATGTCTCTTAAAGTGACCTGTTCTTGCTTTATTGACTTTTTTCTCAGCAATTGGTTCAAAACCAAGCTGTATGCCATCATAACCCTCTTTCTCTTTCGATTTGCGCTGGATAA from Candidatus Cloacimonadota bacterium includes:
- the rplC gene encoding 50S ribosomal protein L3, producing the protein MIGLIGKKIGMTQIFNEEGKVIPVTVLKVGPCKVIQRKSKEKEGYDGIQLGFEPIAEKKVNKARTGHFKRHNSEFFRYIKEFRLKVYRDVEEGEEFDVSMFVPNELIKITGISKGKGFAGVMKRHNFRGFESSHGVHESFRGPGSIGQCATPSRVMKGKKMAGHLGSEKVTVANIRVVNIDKENNLLLVKGAIPGHRNSIVFLSKEL